The sequence AATCCTCCTTTACAGAAAAAGAAAGAAAAGAGGACTCATAAAAACGAATACATCGATGTGTAACCTTTTTTGGTTTACTTAACAAAAGTACAAATCTTTAACGCTTTCTCAGGAAATCCCCTCAATAGTTGCTTATTCTTCTCTGTGTAAATGAGCAGAGCGTTCAGCTTCTTTTTGGTGCTCCTCCAACACCAGCACATTCGTCCCTCTCTGCTCTTCTCAATAAACCAATCATCAAAATCAGGATAATCCTCCCGGATACTATCAAAAAACTCCGATCGTAGGTCCAAATTATGGATTGCCAAATGTTCCAATCGAAGATGCTCGGGAAAGTACCTTTCAACTTGCTTTAGTAAATACCCCACAATCTGGGATACTGTAAGAACTCTCTGATCCAAGCCTAACTTTAGGGCCTTTTTGTGGAGCCTCCGATCTTCAGTGACAAGAAAGCTGGCGGCATTCCTGTAGATGGAATAGAGTATCTTATTATCGATTTCATCTTGATGCCTCTGGGCCTCACCAACTACGTGCATGAAATTGTCGTCTGGATTCCTAAGATCATCGAGAATTGGATATTTTTCAAATTTCGACTCGTGAACAATTCTTCTGTGCTCGTTTGAATCCCTCCTAATATCTTCAAGTGACGCACGATGTACCAGCAGTTTTATGTCATGCTCCATGGCAATAGAATGGAGCTTCGCTACATCCGATCGAACTATTTCGTTGGATTCTCCGTATACGAAGACATTTGTATCAATTAGGATCCTCAATAGATCACCTCGCCAATTCCAAACATGCAATCTTTTTTTCTGAGATTCCACTTGATAATGGTATATCAAACATCAACATAGTATATCTCTCTTTTTGATGCCATAAGCATACTTCAAAGCCTCCCGTTCATTATAAAAGAAAGGGGCCATATATAAAACCTTCGGTTAATTTTAAACTCTCCCCTAACTGCCAATTATACATATTCTTTGATTTTCAGAGCATCAAACGATGATCGAAGCCAAAAGAGAAGCAATAGATGAATAGCGCTATAGATGATTTAACGAACCTATCCTTTATACCCCATTCCCCCACATGAACCTCCGCCCTCCTTTTGTGGGACGCTTCCGGTGCATACGCTTTTACGGATAGAAACTTTTCCTTTCACCGTTCTATCGTTACGCGCTCACCATGCCAGAAAAATAACCCGATAGCAGATACTTTTATCTGTAATCACGCCCTTTATCATTCATAATTGTGTGTGGAGTTGATGTAGAGATGGACGTGAAAGATATTCTGAAAGTGATCGCAAGCATCGTCGTCTGCCAGCTTGCCGGTATGATTGGATCAGTCGCAACGAGTGCCTCGGTCCAAACCTGGTACGTCACGCTCAATAAGCCCTTTTTCACGCCGCCCAATTGGCTCTTTGCGCCCGTGTGGCTGACGTTGTACACACTCATGGGTATTTCGCTCTTCCTCGTCTGGCGGCTCGACGTTCAGGATCGTCCCGTGCAAATTGCACTTGCGATCTTCGGTGTTCAGCTATTCCTCAACGCTTTCTGGTCGATTGCGTTCTTCGGGCTCAGATCACCGCTTGCCGGGCTTAGTGTCATTCTGATGCTCTGGATTGCGATCGCAGCGACCATCTTAAAATTCTTGCCACTCTCGAAACCTGCAGGATTACTCCTCATCCCCTATATCCTTTGGGTGACCATTGCCGCTGCGTTGAACCTCGCCATTGTGCTCTTGAATTGAGAGAAGGAGAGAGAGATTTGAAGCGACCAGAGAAACGATGATGAGGGGGAATGGCAAAGGAAAACTTCCTTTACATCCCTAATCGTCTAAGGAGGTGCTTCAGTTTTGTGATATCCTCCTTCGTAACGTCAAATTCAGCGGCGTAGGGACAGAGATGGTCCATTACAGCTTTACGGCGCGTTTCATCGTAAATTAACGGGTATAACTGGCAGCCTTCTGGTCTATACTGATATATCCTGCAACCGTCCGCTGAGAGGAAGACGCATCGTCCTGCAAGGTTCTTGAGCTGCCGTCCCCCGTCGGCTTTAATCGTAAAATCGCTCGGATCATAGCCCCGCTTCACGATCTTCGTTACGTCAAAGACCGAAAGCGGCATGCTCGTTTCGATGCAGCACCGTACGCATCTATGGGTCACACAGGGAATCCCGCTTCTCAGGAAGTGCTTAGTATGGCTGCGGCTCTTCATCGCAATAACTTTCTTCTTCTCAAATCAAATAAATGGTTTAAAAGCGTCTACTTTGGTGGGTGTGATACGCGGTAAAATAAAGGGATTTCGTCGTCTAATCAGTAACTTTGCTGGAAATCACGCCATGCTTCTTTACCTCACGATGAGTTCAGGCGTTGTTTGTACCCCTTCCCCACCACATAAACCTCTGCACTCCTTTTGCGTGAGGCTTCGGGTGCATACGCTTTTACGGAACGGAACTTCTCCTTCACGCTCTTATAAAATTCGGGGTAGTACTCGCCCTGGAAGATCTTCGTGACGAAATTCCCATTGTTCTTTACCAACGCAGTAGCAACATTGAGAGCGGCCGTGCTCAATTCACACGATCGATACTGGTCTAACTCTTTGTTACCCGACAACTGCGGCGCTACGTCTGAGATCACGACGTCTACCGCTTTTCGCTCGTGCGATGCGAGCGCCTCGTGTATAGTCGAGATTGTCTCTTCGTTGGTGATGTCTCCCTTCAGTACCACAACACCCGCTATAGGTGCCATCGACAGCAGATCCACGCTCACAACCAAACCGTGCTCACCAACCAACTCGCGTGCGATTTGTGACCAGCCGCCTGGTGCTGCGCCGAGATCCACGACAACGTCACCCGACTTGATGAGCGTGAACTTCTTGGATATCTGCAGCAGTTTGAATGCGGACCGCGACCGGTATCCCACTGTTTTCGCCTCCTTGTAAAACCGATCGTGCTTTAACTCTGCTCGTTTTACCATGTGCTTATAACCCAAAGAGGGAAAGATAAATTTAGCTTCGTCTTTAGGCCGCTGCGTCGCGTTACGTCGAGGCTATGAATTCTGAAAACGAAAGAAAAACGAATCTTATTCTCTTATTTCGCCCGTTTTACCGTTACTGCTATTTCGTCCCAGTCCTCTTTTACGCCCTTTAACACACACACCGAACCGACAATCGCTCGCCCTATAATGTTCTGTACGAACACATTCACATCCATCTCCTCTCCATCCACCACTATTACCAGGTCTACGTCTTCTCCCATTTTTGTTATCTCCTATTCTACTACACTACTTTTTACCGAAAGAACGGCTCTCGATACTTCATCGCCAACCGCAACTGGTTGAGTATGTGCTCGTCGTCCGTCCGCTCCACGGGAACGAGATTATCGTCTCGCAGCAAACAGCCTTTGAGCTTGCCATCAGACGTTATTCGTAACCGCGAGCAGTTGGCACAGAACTCCGTGTTATCGATCGGGTGCACGACCTCTACCTCCACACCGTCGACGAAATACTTCTTCCTGCGCTGCAGCCGTCGCGTCTTCACCGCAGACGCCTTCGATTTGAGTTCGTCCTCGACTTTACCGAAGTCCGCCTTGTACTGCTGCAGAGGCGAGTCAAACGAGGGAATCAACTCGATGGGCTGCAGGATCGCCGCGCCGCTACCGCCCCGTTTGTTACACGCACCGACGAACCGCATCATATCCACGAGCTCATCGTCATTTATACCCTTCAAAACGACCATATTCAGCTTGATCGGCGTGAGGCCCGCATCAATCGCGCTGTAAACGCCCTCAATCACCTGAGGGAGGTTGTTGCTTGTTCGCGTAACGAAATCGTATCGGTCCGCTTTAAGCGAATCCAAACTGACGTTCACCCTATCGAGGCCCGCCTCAGCGAGGTCGGCCGCATAGTCCTGCAGGAAGACGCCGTTGGTCGTTATCGAGATGTCATCTTCAAACGCGCGCATGCCCTGCACGATCTCCGCGAGGTCCGTACGCATCAACGGCTCGCCACCGGTTATTTTTACCTTTCGTATCCCGAAATGCGTGGACGCAACACGAGCGATCGCGATTACCATCTCGGCGCTGATTTCTTTCTTCCCGTGCCTCTCCCGTCCCTCGCCCTCGTGATGGCAATAAATGCAGTTATAGCAGCACCGGCTCGTCAGCGAGAACCGCAAGCTCCGTATCGCCCTGCCGTAATCATCGACCAATCGTTCTTGCGTTCCAGTAGCGTCCTCTCTTGTTGTCATTTCTCATATCAGCCTCAGGTGAAGATCATACTCACAACCAGCGTACTAAGCGCAATGCCCACCGCAACGCCGTAGACGCGCTTATCCCATGCTAACACTTTCCGACCGTCTAGGACGCTGATTGGAATGAGATTAAAGACGGCAAGCCAGGCATTGATCGTCATGCCGAACGTGCCGATCAAGCCGACTATGCCGTACGGAACGAGGCTGTAGAGCGCGAAGAAGAGGAACGCTAAGAGCACGTTAATCATCGGCCCTGCTACCGCTATCTTCCCGTTCTCCTCTCGCGTGAGATACGGATTGAAGATCATCACCGCGCCTGGCGCAACGAAGATAAAGCCGAGAAACGCTGTGGCTATCGCCAGGAGTAGCATATGCGGCGCCATTCTGAATTCAGACCACGCGCCGTAGCGTTGCGCGACCACTTTATGCGCGAGTTCGTGGAAGATAAAGGCAAAGCCAACGGTAACCGCGGAGATGACGAATATGGAAAACAGACTGAGCGGGTACCAGCGACGAAGAATAAGGGTGAAGGCAAAGGCTATCGCAAGCCACGCTATCACCAGATGCTTCAGTTCCGTTTCGCTCGTGCGTATCGGCATTCTTTGCTATCCGACTGGATTAGAATAGATAGCCCGGGACGGATTCGAACCGACGTCACGAGGTCCAGAGCCTCGGATGATTGACCGCTACACTACCGGGCTATTTTCTTATCTGCGGTTTCTCGTATAAAAATCTTGGATTGGAACAATCTGCGCTTTGTATTTCAAAACGAACGTGAGCACGGCGAAGAGCAGAATGACGAGCTCGATCCCACTGCCGATGATCGGGATTTCGGGCACTGCCGGTTGGGGCGCAATGACATACAGGAGTTCACCAACGTTGCCCGGCACGATCCACGTGAAGATTACGTGTAAGCCCGTCTCCGTCAAGCCGAACCAGAATTCAGGGTTATAGCTCTTCTCGATGACGGGATAGAAGAGAAACACACCGTTGTAAAACGCATCTAAAGCGATGTGGGATACCAAGAGCAGCGATGCGAAAGCGAAATAGCGGTCCGGTATCGTGCTGCCCTTTAACCTTTTGTAGGCGACCAGAACGAGCAGCGGAACCAAAAGAATAAACAGGTTGTGCAGTGTCGCCCGATGCA comes from Methanomicrobia archaeon and encodes:
- a CDS encoding YkgJ family cysteine cluster protein; the encoded protein is MKSRSHTKHFLRSGIPCVTHRCVRCCIETSMPLSVFDVTKIVKRGYDPSDFTIKADGGRQLKNLAGRCVFLSADGCRIYQYRPEGCQLYPLIYDETRRKAVMDHLCPYAAEFDVTKEDITKLKHLLRRLGM
- a CDS encoding PIN domain-containing protein translates to MRILIDTNVFVYGESNEIVRSDVAKLHSIAMEHDIKLLVHRASLEDIRRDSNEHRRIVHESKFEKYPILDDLRNPDDNFMHVVGEAQRHQDEIDNKILYSIYRNAASFLVTEDRRLHKKALKLGLDQRVLTVSQIVGYLLKQVERYFPEHLRLEHLAIHNLDLRSEFFDSIREDYPDFDDWFIEKSREGRMCWCWRSTKKKLNALLIYTEKNKQLLRGFPEKALKICTFVK
- a CDS encoding site-2 protease family protein, which gives rise to MPIRTSETELKHLVIAWLAIAFAFTLILRRWYPLSLFSIFVISAVTVGFAFIFHELAHKVVAQRYGAWSEFRMAPHMLLLAIATAFLGFIFVAPGAVMIFNPYLTREENGKIAVAGPMINVLLAFLFFALYSLVPYGIVGLIGTFGMTINAWLAVFNLIPISVLDGRKVLAWDKRVYGVAVGIALSTLVVSMIFT
- the moaA gene encoding GTP 3',8-cyclase MoaA; translation: MTTREDATGTQERLVDDYGRAIRSLRFSLTSRCCYNCIYCHHEGEGRERHGKKEISAEMVIAIARVASTHFGIRKVKITGGEPLMRTDLAEIVQGMRAFEDDISITTNGVFLQDYAADLAEAGLDRVNVSLDSLKADRYDFVTRTSNNLPQVIEGVYSAIDAGLTPIKLNMVVLKGINDDELVDMMRFVGACNKRGGSGAAILQPIELIPSFDSPLQQYKADFGKVEDELKSKASAVKTRRLQRRKKYFVDGVEVEVVHPIDNTEFCANCSRLRITSDGKLKGCLLRDDNLVPVERTDDEHILNQLRLAMKYREPFFR
- a CDS encoding tryptophan-rich sensory protein, which codes for MDVKDILKVIASIVVCQLAGMIGSVATSASVQTWYVTLNKPFFTPPNWLFAPVWLTLYTLMGISLFLVWRLDVQDRPVQIALAIFGVQLFLNAFWSIAFFGLRSPLAGLSVILMLWIAIAATILKFLPLSKPAGLLLIPYILWVTIAAALNLAIVLLN
- a CDS encoding RlmE family RNA methyltransferase, with the translated sequence MVKRAELKHDRFYKEAKTVGYRSRSAFKLLQISKKFTLIKSGDVVVDLGAAPGGWSQIARELVGEHGLVVSVDLLSMAPIAGVVVLKGDITNEETISTIHEALASHERKAVDVVISDVAPQLSGNKELDQYRSCELSTAALNVATALVKNNGNFVTKIFQGEYYPEFYKSVKEKFRSVKAYAPEASRKRSAEVYVVGKGYKQRLNSS